In Candidatus Atribacteria bacterium ADurb.Bin276, one DNA window encodes the following:
- the gnd gene encoding 6-phosphogluconate dehydrogenase, decarboxylating produces the protein MPEKNDLALIGLAVMGQNLALNIARNGYSLAVYNRTPSKTHDILARKSPTDNIFPAFTLSELVDSLKKPRKILLMVKAGQPVDEFLLQLYPLLEAGDVIIDGGNSHFLDTERREQEAEKRGFYYLGTGISGGEEGALHGPSIMPGGHQAGYEFIQDILLKAAAQTEDGPCCVYLGPGGAGHFVKMVHNGIEYALMELIAEAYDLMRKLFKMDPPAIAEVFKQWNQRENLNSFLLEISIEILNYRDPETGFYLIDLIDDRAEQKGTGKWTSQIALDFGVPIPTINQAVVTRVLSAQKANRLKLAAKIRSKTPLSFSSQESQQFLTALADGLYLANLMAFNEGMHMLSVASQEKNWSLPLADIARIWKGGCILRTRLLNRIQLAFQDPNLEMLIESPEFIPDLQKKLSLLCHVAKIGVENHLPLPSFQGALASLEAWSSSSLPTNLIQAQRDFFGAHTYRRIDREGIFHTQWEDK, from the coding sequence ATGCCTGAAAAAAATGACCTGGCTCTGATCGGGTTAGCAGTGATGGGTCAAAACCTGGCTCTCAATATCGCCAGAAATGGATATTCTTTAGCTGTTTATAACCGAACTCCGTCAAAAACTCATGATATATTGGCCAGAAAATCTCCAACTGATAACATTTTTCCCGCTTTTACTCTTTCCGAACTGGTAGATTCTTTAAAAAAACCCCGTAAAATCCTATTGATGGTGAAAGCCGGTCAACCGGTTGATGAATTTCTCCTTCAGCTTTATCCTCTTCTCGAAGCAGGAGATGTGATCATCGATGGAGGAAATTCACACTTCCTGGATACCGAACGACGGGAGCAGGAAGCCGAAAAACGTGGATTCTATTACTTAGGAACTGGAATTAGTGGAGGGGAAGAGGGTGCTTTGCATGGTCCTTCTATTATGCCCGGGGGTCATCAGGCTGGATATGAATTCATTCAGGATATATTACTCAAAGCAGCAGCCCAAACCGAAGATGGACCCTGTTGTGTTTACTTAGGCCCAGGTGGAGCCGGACATTTTGTGAAAATGGTTCACAATGGAATCGAATATGCCCTCATGGAACTCATTGCTGAAGCCTACGATTTGATGCGCAAACTTTTTAAGATGGATCCTCCAGCTATAGCTGAAGTCTTCAAACAATGGAACCAACGAGAAAATTTAAATTCTTTTCTGCTTGAAATATCAATTGAAATCTTAAATTATCGAGATCCGGAAACTGGTTTTTATCTCATCGATCTGATCGATGATCGAGCTGAACAAAAAGGAACCGGAAAATGGACTTCCCAAATCGCCCTGGATTTTGGTGTTCCAATTCCAACCATCAATCAAGCGGTAGTAACACGGGTACTCTCAGCTCAAAAAGCGAACCGTCTCAAGCTGGCAGCAAAAATTCGATCGAAAACCCCTCTTTCCTTTTCTAGTCAAGAGTCCCAGCAGTTCCTTACTGCTTTAGCCGATGGATTATATTTGGCGAATCTCATGGCATTTAACGAGGGAATGCACATGCTCTCAGTTGCCTCTCAAGAAAAAAATTGGAGCCTTCCACTGGCTGATATTGCCCGAATCTGGAAAGGAGGCTGCATTCTTCGGACCCGACTTTTAAACAGAATTCAGCTTGCTTTTCAAGACCCTAACTTAGAAATGCTCATAGAATCTCCAGAGTTTATTCCTGATCTCCAGAAAAAGCTTTCTTTGCTTTGCCATGTTGCTAAAATTGGTGTGGAAAACCACCTTCCACTTCCGTCATTTCAAGGAGCATTGGCTTCACTCGAGGCCTGGTCTTCGTCATCGCTTCCAACCAACCTCATTCAAGCCCAACGAGATTTCTTTGGTGCTCATACCTATCGACGAATTGACCGGGAAGGGATCTTTCATACCCAATGGGAGGATAAATAG